CTGGGACTTGACAGCGAGGTGCGACGCCGGTATGATGTAAAACGTTTACGGTAAACGATTACGGTTGCTGTATCGGGAGGACGGATGGCGACGATACGGGATGTGGCGCGTGCAGCTGGGGTCTCGGTGGCGACAGTATCGCACGTGATCAACGGGACACGCCCGGTAGCACCGGAGACGGCGGCGCGGGTGCGGCGGACGATGAAGGCACTCGATTACCATCCCAACGCTGTCGCCCAGTCGCTCCGCACCCGGAAGACGCATGCAATCGGGGCGGTCGTCTCAGACATCACCAATCCGTTTTTCGCTACTCTGGTGCGCGGAGCGGAGGACGCCGCGATCGAGGCCGGTTACTCTCTGATCGTGTGTAACAGCGACGAATCCCCGGAGAAGGAGGATCGCTACGTCCGCCTGCTGCGACGCCGGCGAATGGATGGACTCCTCATCTCCCCGGTTGGTGACGGATCGAGCAAGGCAGTCCGAGAGCTCCCGGAGTGGAAGGTTCCGTTCGTGTTCATCGACCGCCGTGCTGCGGGGATCGATGCCGATGCCGTTCTCTCCGACAACGTTGACGGCGCCTATCAGGCGACCAAACACCTGATCGAACGAGGACACCAGCGGATCGGAATCATCCTCGGGATAAAGGGAGCAACCACGACCGAAGAGCGGCTTGTCGGGTACCGTAAGGCGCTTGAAGAAGCGAGGATCCCGGTCAGGGAAGAGCTTATCGCCTACGGCGGGTACCGCACGATCGGGGGGATGGAATGGACAGAGCGGTTTCT
This genomic window from Candidatus Bipolaricaulota bacterium contains:
- a CDS encoding LacI family DNA-binding transcriptional regulator — translated: MATIRDVARAAGVSVATVSHVINGTRPVAPETAARVRRTMKALDYHPNAVAQSLRTRKTHAIGAVVSDITNPFFATLVRGAEDAAIEAGYSLIVCNSDESPEKEDRYVRLLRRRRMDGLLISPVGDGSSKAVRELPEWKVPFVFIDRRAAGIDADAVLSDNVDGAYQATKHLIERGHQRIGIILGIKGATTTEERLVGYRKALEEARIPVREELIAYGGYRTIGGMEWTERFLAAPAPPTAIFSTNNLMTVGVLKALARHRIRIPNEMAVISFDDLDLGELFQPPLTAITQNPYEIGKVAMRILLSRFAGEEGREEIRVPVKLNVRGST